A single genomic interval of uncultured Sphaerochaeta sp. harbors:
- a CDS encoding sugar ABC transporter ATP-binding protein, protein MLSETILEMKDISKSFPGVKALDCVDFKLRKGEIHALMGENGAGKSTLIKVITGVYEKDAGLITLQGEPIHFKAPEEAQNKGIGTVYQEIMLCPNLTVAENMFIGRSHSPFVNWKQMNEKAAQLLDSLGIPASPVQELASCSIAVQQMIAIARAVDMDCKILILDEPTSSLDEDEVHKLFALMRELKERGVGIIFITHFLEQVYEVSDRITVLRNGKLVGEYETTSLSQIELISKMLGNVLEDVTKLKKHEPIVSDTSIPVFEGKKLSSSAGVRPFNFAIQKGEVNGFAGLLGSGRSESVRAIFAADKVTGGEVKMKGKRVKIKTPLHAIKHGIGYLPEDRKGDGIVEDLSVRDNIILTLQVLNGFFKPIPKKQAELFADEYIKKLNIKTPTSNTPIKSLSGGNQQKVILARWLLTNPEYLILDEPTRGIDVGTKVEIQKLVLNLASKGMSLTFISSEIEEMLRTCSRLIVMKDREIVGELRGTDLTENDVMNVIAQGGKNK, encoded by the coding sequence TTGTTGTCAGAAACCATACTTGAAATGAAGGATATCAGCAAATCATTTCCTGGTGTCAAAGCTCTGGATTGCGTAGACTTCAAGCTCCGAAAAGGTGAAATCCATGCACTCATGGGCGAAAACGGGGCGGGCAAATCTACACTCATTAAAGTCATTACCGGAGTCTATGAAAAAGACGCCGGCTTGATTACCTTACAGGGAGAACCTATTCACTTTAAAGCCCCTGAAGAAGCACAAAACAAGGGAATAGGTACCGTCTATCAGGAAATAATGCTGTGTCCCAATTTGACTGTTGCTGAAAATATGTTTATCGGCCGTAGTCACAGCCCATTCGTTAATTGGAAGCAGATGAATGAAAAGGCAGCCCAGTTGCTCGATTCCCTGGGAATCCCCGCAAGTCCAGTCCAGGAACTTGCAAGCTGTTCAATTGCCGTACAGCAAATGATTGCCATCGCGCGAGCAGTGGATATGGACTGTAAGATTCTCATACTTGATGAGCCAACATCCTCCCTTGACGAAGACGAGGTACATAAGCTCTTTGCGCTCATGCGTGAGCTGAAAGAGCGGGGAGTGGGCATCATCTTTATCACACACTTTCTCGAACAGGTGTACGAAGTCAGTGACAGGATCACGGTACTTCGCAACGGAAAGCTGGTTGGTGAATATGAAACAACCTCGCTCTCCCAAATCGAGCTCATCTCAAAGATGCTGGGTAATGTACTCGAGGATGTTACGAAACTAAAAAAACATGAACCGATCGTATCTGATACTTCCATCCCTGTCTTTGAAGGAAAAAAACTTTCAAGTTCCGCAGGGGTTAGACCCTTCAACTTTGCCATACAAAAAGGTGAGGTGAACGGGTTTGCAGGCCTGCTCGGCTCCGGACGCAGCGAAAGTGTCCGTGCCATATTCGCCGCAGACAAGGTTACTGGTGGTGAAGTAAAGATGAAAGGCAAGAGGGTGAAGATCAAGACACCCCTGCACGCAATAAAACATGGAATAGGCTATTTGCCTGAAGATCGCAAGGGCGATGGCATTGTCGAAGACCTGTCGGTACGAGACAATATCATACTCACCCTGCAGGTCCTAAATGGCTTCTTCAAACCAATTCCCAAAAAGCAGGCGGAGCTATTTGCCGATGAGTATATCAAGAAGTTGAATATCAAGACTCCAACCTCCAATACTCCGATCAAATCACTTTCTGGAGGGAATCAGCAGAAAGTCATACTGGCCCGCTGGTTGCTCACCAATCCAGAGTATTTGATTCTGGATGAACCAACCCGTGGTATTGATGTTGGAACCAAGGTTGAGATCCAGAAACTGGTCCTCAATCTCGCATCCAAAGGGATGAGCCTGACATTCATCTCTTCAGAAATTGAGGAGATGCTTCGAACCTGTTCCCGATTGATAGTCATGAAAGACCGCGAAATAGTCGGGGAACTCAGGGGAACTGATTTGACGGAGAACGATGTTATGAACGTAATAGCACAGGGGGGAAAGAACAAATGA
- a CDS encoding substrate-binding domain-containing protein, whose product MKKTLGILLVLVILGSGALFAAGVQESGLTKVGIVNLPPEESGYRQANVEDMNAVFSEANGYDAKQTNTMDNSEQIAAAKGYIRDGVDYLLISAANASGWDDTLKSAKDAGIQVILFDRAIDTDPSNYQAAILSDMAYEGEKAVEWVLGLDLDEINLILIRGQMGSAAEIGRSAAVLDAAKAGKLNIVADGTGGDSWSLEEARKVVEAAIAAGKDFNVIYAQNDGMAQGAVQALEAAGISHGKGGKVKVIGFDFNRFALRNVQAGYWDADMQCNPRQAAQISEWIKSGKMPSDIVYQEELLLTTDTITDELIEKWGINADPGKGVITR is encoded by the coding sequence ATGAAAAAAACTCTAGGCATTTTATTGGTTCTGGTAATACTGGGATCGGGCGCTCTGTTCGCCGCTGGTGTGCAAGAATCTGGTCTAACTAAGGTTGGTATTGTAAATCTACCACCAGAAGAATCCGGATATCGTCAGGCTAATGTTGAAGACATGAATGCTGTATTCTCAGAAGCAAACGGCTATGACGCAAAACAGACCAACACCATGGACAACAGCGAGCAGATCGCTGCAGCAAAAGGCTACATCCGAGACGGAGTGGACTACCTTTTGATCTCAGCAGCAAACGCTTCTGGATGGGATGACACCTTGAAGTCCGCAAAGGATGCTGGAATTCAGGTAATTCTCTTTGACCGTGCAATTGACACCGACCCTTCCAATTACCAGGCCGCTATTCTCTCTGACATGGCCTATGAAGGTGAAAAGGCAGTGGAATGGGTATTGGGACTTGATCTTGATGAGATCAACCTGATCCTTATTCGCGGACAGATGGGTTCTGCAGCAGAAATTGGCCGAAGTGCAGCAGTACTGGACGCAGCAAAAGCAGGCAAACTCAACATAGTTGCCGATGGAACCGGTGGAGACAGCTGGAGCCTTGAAGAAGCCCGTAAAGTTGTTGAAGCAGCAATTGCCGCAGGCAAGGATTTCAACGTCATCTACGCTCAGAACGATGGTATGGCACAAGGTGCCGTGCAGGCTCTTGAAGCAGCTGGAATCAGCCATGGTAAGGGTGGAAAGGTCAAGGTTATTGGATTTGACTTCAACCGCTTTGCACTCAGAAACGTACAGGCTGGTTACTGGGATGCTGACATGCAATGTAACCCACGTCAGGCAGCTCAGATTTCAGAATGGATCAAGAGTGGAAAGATGCCCAGTGACATAGTCTACCAGGAAGAGTTGCTCTTAACTACTGATACGATTACCGATGAACTCATCGAGAAATGGGGAATCAATGCCGATCCAGGTAAAGGCGTAATCACAAGGTAA
- the wrbA gene encoding NAD(P)H:quinone oxidoreductase, translating to MAKVNLAIVFYSMGGSNYQMAKWAAEAAKEAGAEVKLLKVAELAPQSTIEENPAWKATVEGTKDIPVATVDDLDWADAIIFSTPTRFGVMASQMKQFLDTTGGLWAQGKTVNKVVSAMSSAQNPHGGQEATILSLYTVMYHWGALVAAPGYTDPVLFAAGGNPYGTSATIGQDGKIVGDIEPAVKHQAKRTVSVAQAFKSGR from the coding sequence ATGGCTAAGGTAAATTTGGCAATAGTATTTTATAGTATGGGTGGTTCGAACTATCAGATGGCAAAGTGGGCTGCCGAGGCGGCTAAGGAAGCTGGCGCTGAAGTGAAGCTGTTGAAGGTTGCGGAGCTTGCTCCTCAGTCCACGATAGAGGAGAATCCCGCTTGGAAGGCTACCGTGGAGGGAACAAAGGATATTCCTGTTGCCACAGTGGATGATCTTGATTGGGCCGATGCCATCATTTTCAGTACTCCAACCCGATTCGGAGTCATGGCGTCTCAGATGAAGCAATTCCTCGATACAACAGGTGGACTTTGGGCTCAAGGTAAAACTGTAAACAAGGTGGTCAGCGCAATGTCTTCGGCACAGAATCCTCATGGTGGGCAAGAGGCTACCATCCTTTCCCTCTACACGGTCATGTACCATTGGGGTGCTCTGGTAGCAGCTCCCGGTTATACAGATCCGGTATTATTTGCTGCTGGTGGAAATCCCTATGGGACTTCCGCTACCATCGGTCAGGATGGGAAGATTGTCGGTGATATTGAACCTGCGGTCAAACATCAGGCCAAGAGAACTGTCTCCGTGGCACAGGCGTTCAAGAGCGGTAGATAG
- a CDS encoding MarR family winged helix-turn-helix transcriptional regulator, protein MKNKKSYGADNDLNLKALVTLSRCFQSVRRREMRTIKQVGLTAAQFGVLEILYHKGNLRIGEILEGTLSTGGNMTVVIENLEKTGFIVRYPDPQDGRASLIRITEKGFNLVETMFPGHVANIGGIFSVLSTEEKQQLVELLKKLGSSNG, encoded by the coding sequence ATGAAGAACAAAAAGTCGTATGGAGCCGATAATGATTTGAATTTGAAAGCCTTGGTAACACTTTCACGATGTTTCCAATCGGTGAGGCGACGCGAGATGAGGACCATCAAGCAGGTAGGTCTAACAGCAGCCCAGTTCGGAGTGCTTGAGATTCTCTACCATAAAGGAAATCTTCGTATTGGGGAGATTCTTGAAGGTACGCTCTCCACTGGCGGAAATATGACGGTGGTCATTGAGAATTTGGAGAAGACTGGTTTTATAGTGAGATACCCCGATCCCCAGGATGGAAGGGCGAGTCTCATACGTATAACCGAAAAGGGCTTTAACCTGGTGGAAACCATGTTTCCCGGCCATGTAGCGAATATCGGTGGTATTTTCAGTGTATTGAGTACAGAAGAGAAACAACAGCTTGTTGAGCTGCTGAAGAAGCTTGGTTCTTCCAATGGATGA
- a CDS encoding ATP-binding protein: protein MIVRKIEPVIRRLMGEYPAVTIFGPRQCGKTTLALSLYPGFSHANLEDLQTRKLAEEDPYEFFIRYPEPVIIDEIQRVPSLLSLVQVRIDERKEMGQYIITGSQQIRLQNTVSQSLAGRTAVVNLLPLSLDELANAGITMDRDQQLVSGFMPYLFQAPGRTPSDYYRSYLTTYVERDVASVGAVHDLSRFLAFLTLLAGRCGQLVNNSALSGEVGVSSTTIGSWLSILEASHLVYILRPWFTSRTSQIVKTPKIYFCDVGFAAHLLGINTPAQMNRDPLMGNLFENMIVMEAVKARYNAGKSNQLYFFRNSNGLEVDLLVGQQRKLIPYEIKSGRTMDSKHTLNLKKFISKYPDDIAENGGVIYSGESVERFKGYTYRNFHDCAPLFEDNDPSFTLSF from the coding sequence ATGATCGTACGAAAAATTGAACCAGTGATAAGGCGCTTAATGGGCGAGTATCCCGCTGTGACCATATTCGGCCCCCGCCAATGTGGCAAAACCACGTTGGCGCTTTCCCTGTACCCCGGTTTCTCTCACGCGAACCTCGAGGACTTGCAGACTCGCAAGCTTGCTGAGGAAGATCCGTACGAATTTTTCATTCGGTATCCTGAACCTGTTATAATCGATGAGATCCAAAGGGTCCCATCGTTGCTAAGCCTTGTACAGGTCCGCATAGATGAACGCAAGGAGATGGGACAATATATCATCACGGGAAGTCAGCAGATACGTTTGCAGAATACGGTCTCGCAATCTCTTGCCGGACGCACTGCTGTAGTCAACCTGCTACCTTTGTCGCTGGATGAGTTGGCAAATGCAGGTATTACCATGGACCGCGATCAGCAACTGGTCTCTGGATTCATGCCTTATCTCTTCCAAGCTCCTGGGAGGACCCCATCCGACTACTACCGGAGCTACCTTACCACCTACGTGGAGAGGGATGTCGCATCGGTGGGAGCTGTCCATGACCTCTCGCGTTTCCTTGCTTTTCTTACACTTCTTGCGGGGAGGTGTGGCCAGTTGGTCAACAACTCGGCCTTGAGTGGCGAAGTTGGAGTCAGTAGCACGACAATAGGTTCCTGGCTTTCTATTCTTGAGGCATCGCATCTGGTGTATATCCTTAGGCCCTGGTTCACATCCCGCACCAGCCAAATTGTAAAGACCCCAAAGATCTATTTCTGTGATGTCGGGTTTGCTGCGCATCTTCTAGGTATCAACACTCCTGCCCAGATGAATAGGGATCCTCTTATGGGCAATCTTTTTGAGAATATGATTGTTATGGAGGCGGTGAAAGCGCGCTACAACGCAGGTAAGAGCAACCAGCTTTACTTTTTCAGGAATAGCAACGGACTGGAAGTGGACCTCTTGGTCGGGCAACAGAGGAAGCTTATTCCTTACGAGATTAAGAGCGGCAGAACTATGGATAGCAAGCACACGCTGAACCTAAAGAAGTTCATTTCCAAGTATCCTGATGATATCGCGGAAAACGGCGGTGTCATATATAGTGGGGAGTCAGTCGAGAGGTTCAAGGGGTATACATATCGCAATTTCCATGACTGTGCTCCGTTATTCGAGGATAACGACCCCTCTTTTACTTTATCCTTCTAG
- a CDS encoding AAA family ATPase, producing MEDLFALCEKFKKEWPLSKVQNMTLEEYTKTKSDKEKEEPDSFTYWIEAKLQDCGSIWGGSSFKFGIYSRSDKTEKIDGRGLKYTQKYAWYKKYGETHEEAFVNVKNNVVKIIEAVSRDDLSAIDDIDLGVAYKWKIAFHYQPDFKNPIIIGIFNPQVLKFLNNNVELNISEYHKALTRRKGNEDVFTYARNLWSDYQRSLVPEIIDSSENRMENLNTIYFGPPGTGKTFKVLQFLEKLDETYVQNLSPNDRDSINIPLGDAVVWHLAPGRGGRLWNKLSQGNRIGYEWCGNNLGDLRNLTFNNGHRSIIKRFSEVKEGDYFAIIRGYELFGLAKALHDYDYSRAIHTDFPFQTVEVEWIRIFSQPILLNATQTMAFCRLNNGTRWDSFIQGLAENGIVMTKNPESEMTAEDILERKHDYEIVTFHQSYSYEDFIEGIKPVLSEEGDSEDNSISYHIEKGIFLLACDRAAQKAGYSDLQSALETTKAERKIKFNQAAPHYVVIDEINRGNIANIFGELITLIESDKRLGGDHEVIAKLPYSKSYFSVPANLFIIGTMNTADRSIETLDSALRRRFTFKATYPNIEVIIQPDDLEIDLRKLLTALNERITQVLDMDHTIGHASFCELHNAPDSLEALVKILDNKIVPQLQEYLFNNPEKLKQILGPKIVREKKYTYHPFEGPENSLQEYEVMCFESILMESDKSVIEVLKSLYE from the coding sequence ATGGAAGATCTATTTGCTCTGTGTGAAAAATTTAAAAAGGAATGGCCACTTTCCAAAGTTCAGAATATGACACTGGAAGAATATACTAAGACTAAATCCGATAAAGAAAAGGAAGAACCAGACTCCTTTACGTATTGGATTGAGGCGAAGTTGCAGGACTGTGGTTCTATATGGGGGGGATCCTCTTTTAAATTTGGGATATATTCAAGATCCGATAAGACAGAGAAAATTGATGGTCGTGGATTAAAATATACACAAAAATATGCTTGGTATAAGAAATATGGCGAAACACATGAAGAAGCATTCGTAAATGTTAAAAATAATGTTGTCAAAATTATTGAAGCAGTAAGTCGTGATGACCTATCGGCTATTGACGATATAGATTTAGGAGTAGCCTATAAATGGAAAATTGCTTTTCATTATCAGCCTGATTTTAAGAATCCTATAATAATTGGGATTTTTAATCCCCAAGTCTTAAAGTTTTTAAACAATAATGTGGAATTAAATATATCTGAATATCATAAGGCCTTGACTAGAAGAAAAGGAAATGAAGATGTCTTTACTTATGCTAGAAACCTCTGGTCAGACTATCAGAGGAGTTTAGTTCCAGAGATTATTGATTCTTCTGAAAACAGAATGGAAAACTTGAATACAATTTACTTTGGTCCTCCAGGAACTGGGAAAACATTCAAAGTTTTACAATTTCTTGAAAAGCTAGATGAAACATACGTGCAGAATTTGTCTCCCAATGATCGAGATAGTATTAATATTCCTCTAGGAGATGCCGTTGTTTGGCATTTAGCCCCCGGACGTGGAGGTAGACTTTGGAATAAACTCTCACAAGGCAACCGAATTGGATATGAATGGTGTGGCAATAATCTCGGAGACTTACGTAATCTAACGTTCAATAATGGACATAGATCAATAATTAAGCGGTTTTCTGAAGTGAAGGAGGGTGACTATTTTGCAATTATACGTGGATATGAACTTTTTGGGTTAGCCAAAGCATTGCACGATTATGATTACTCACGGGCGATTCATACTGATTTTCCATTCCAGACAGTCGAGGTTGAATGGATTCGAATATTCAGCCAGCCAATTCTTCTAAATGCAACGCAAACTATGGCTTTTTGCAGACTCAACAATGGTACGAGATGGGATTCTTTCATCCAAGGTTTAGCTGAAAATGGAATAGTCATGACTAAAAATCCAGAAAGTGAAATGACAGCTGAAGATATCCTTGAAAGAAAACATGATTATGAAATAGTGACTTTCCATCAATCGTATAGTTACGAAGACTTTATTGAAGGGATTAAGCCTGTACTGTCTGAAGAGGGCGACTCAGAGGATAATAGTATAAGTTATCATATTGAGAAGGGTATATTCTTATTAGCATGTGATCGAGCGGCACAAAAAGCCGGATACAGTGATCTTCAATCTGCGCTTGAAACTACAAAAGCAGAAAGAAAGATCAAATTCAATCAGGCAGCACCTCATTATGTTGTAATAGACGAAATTAATAGGGGAAACATTGCAAATATTTTTGGTGAACTTATTACATTGATTGAATCCGATAAACGTCTTGGAGGTGATCATGAAGTAATTGCAAAACTACCGTATTCGAAATCATATTTCAGTGTACCAGCAAATCTATTTATTATCGGAACAATGAATACAGCTGATAGGAGTATAGAAACTCTTGATTCAGCGTTAAGACGACGGTTTACTTTTAAAGCAACCTATCCAAATATTGAAGTAATCATTCAACCTGATGATCTCGAGATAGATCTTAGAAAATTATTAACAGCTCTAAATGAAAGAATTACCCAAGTATTAGATATGGATCATACCATTGGTCATGCTTCATTCTGTGAATTACATAATGCTCCGGATTCATTAGAGGCTCTTGTTAAAATATTGGATAATAAGATTGTGCCACAACTTCAGGAATATCTATTCAATAATCCAGAAAAACTCAAACAGATTCTTGGACCAAAAATTGTGCGCGAGAAAAAATATACTTACCATCCATTTGAAGGTCCAGAAAATAGTCTTCAGGAATATGAAGTCATGTGCTTTGAATCTATCTTGATGGAAAGCGATAAGTCAGTTATTGAGGTCTTGAAGAGTCTATATGAATAG
- a CDS encoding ABC transporter substrate-binding protein: MRSIKRTPFLLVFVLSIILISQVFASGTNEEAYIKIGSSSDDMQAVMKAHSLIIKNINQNLESYFKEADKYYNYYTEQFTQESQRISTMNPELWETDAQLEERKVEELEQLSDKINKEYQQKIYDLADPYQNEFEVLYEQLEINEENLGKPKYIDIPPGEDIEYDTYLRNERLWPIKLSISNKLIPKTSITIVVDFLAPNHTEDAVRSAIIEFDESRRKEALSARVGWHIVPDHTYPDYLTTIVKRYLIVVDSIHMLKDEKILYARILDTPIILHSFMVDEDLNFEPIKIDDSSSGITSYTTRENIKHDLRSRNAPVLLTDSSGYISHIDEENRMIGNFPTALLTPSAGNVVFRISNGAEPESLDPALIQGVPEHRIFEALFEGLVAIDPATALAVPGVAESWEVNEDGTQYTFTLREDAVWSDGVAITADDVVYSWLRLLDPATAGPYAWFPCMFLQGATEFNAGEAGPEAVGIRALDERTFQMDLIGPLPYAIDALTHYSFSIVPKHAIEEFGDKWTSPENFVGNGPFVLTERIPQTSLTATKSDTYWDKENVALDKVIFYSSDSDTTNYNMYLNGEIDWATNVPNDQLSAAQMRSDFQSSPQLSTYYYVFQNEVAPFDNPDVRRALSLAIDREALVEGVTRAGQIPAWGIVPPMAGYDALEFPHDNMDDMIAEAQDLLARAGYPNGAGFPTSTILYNTNEGHRQIAEFLQQEWKDNLGINVVLENQEWQTYLANRNEGNFEIARAGWVGDYQDPNTFLDMFITGAGMNGGRYENEIYDLLINEAARMPAGEDRFGVLKTAEDIMINKDMGIMPFYYYVAINMIDTDKWGGWHPNTMDYHPVKDIYLK; this comes from the coding sequence ATGAGGTCTATAAAAAGGACACCTTTCTTGTTAGTTTTCGTGCTCTCAATAATTTTAATCTCTCAAGTGTTTGCCAGTGGTACTAATGAAGAAGCCTATATCAAGATTGGTTCAAGCAGTGATGATATGCAGGCTGTCATGAAGGCTCATTCACTGATCATTAAGAACATAAATCAAAATCTTGAATCATATTTTAAAGAAGCTGATAAGTATTATAATTACTACACAGAACAATTCACCCAAGAGTCTCAAAGAATCAGTACTATGAATCCTGAACTATGGGAAACTGATGCACAGCTTGAAGAAAGAAAAGTAGAAGAATTAGAACAGCTTTCTGACAAAATAAACAAAGAGTATCAACAGAAAATTTATGACTTGGCAGACCCCTATCAGAATGAATTTGAGGTCTTATATGAACAACTGGAAATAAACGAAGAAAATCTTGGGAAACCCAAGTACATTGACATTCCACCTGGTGAAGACATTGAATATGATACCTACCTTAGAAATGAACGATTATGGCCAATCAAGCTAAGTATTTCTAACAAACTGATTCCTAAAACAAGTATTACAATCGTGGTAGATTTTTTAGCTCCTAATCATACAGAAGATGCTGTGCGTTCAGCAATCATTGAGTTTGATGAATCACGTAGAAAAGAAGCTCTTTCAGCAAGAGTGGGGTGGCACATAGTCCCCGACCATACTTACCCAGATTATTTGACAACTATTGTAAAACGATATCTAATAGTGGTCGATTCAATCCATATGTTAAAAGATGAAAAGATTCTTTATGCAAGAATACTCGATACCCCAATAATTCTTCACAGTTTCATGGTAGATGAAGATCTTAATTTTGAGCCAATAAAAATTGATGATTCGTCAAGTGGTATTACTTCATATACAACCAGAGAAAACATAAAGCATGATTTGAGATCAAGAAACGCTCCTGTCTTATTAACAGATAGTTCTGGTTACATCTCCCATATTGATGAAGAGAACAGGATGATTGGTAATTTCCCTACCGCCTTATTAACTCCTTCTGCAGGAAACGTTGTGTTCCGCATTTCCAATGGTGCAGAGCCCGAGTCACTCGACCCAGCTCTTATCCAGGGAGTTCCCGAACATAGAATTTTCGAGGCTCTTTTCGAAGGCTTGGTAGCAATCGATCCTGCGACTGCTCTTGCTGTTCCTGGCGTTGCTGAAAGCTGGGAAGTCAATGAAGATGGCACTCAGTACACCTTCACCCTTCGTGAAGATGCAGTTTGGTCTGATGGCGTTGCCATCACCGCCGACGATGTTGTCTACAGCTGGTTGAGACTGCTTGATCCCGCAACTGCAGGACCATATGCATGGTTCCCTTGCATGTTCCTTCAGGGTGCAACAGAGTTCAACGCTGGAGAGGCTGGTCCTGAGGCAGTGGGAATCCGCGCTCTTGACGAAAGAACCTTCCAGATGGACCTCATCGGTCCCCTCCCGTATGCAATTGATGCACTGACCCACTACAGTTTCTCAATCGTTCCCAAGCACGCCATCGAAGAGTTTGGCGACAAGTGGACAAGTCCTGAGAACTTTGTAGGTAATGGTCCGTTCGTGCTCACTGAGAGAATTCCCCAGACCTCCCTTACCGCCACCAAGAGTGACACGTACTGGGACAAGGAGAATGTAGCACTTGACAAGGTCATCTTCTACTCCTCTGACAGTGACACCACCAACTACAACATGTACCTCAATGGTGAGATTGACTGGGCAACCAACGTACCGAATGACCAGCTCTCTGCTGCTCAGATGCGTTCTGACTTCCAGTCTTCCCCACAGCTTTCCACCTACTACTATGTCTTCCAGAACGAAGTAGCTCCTTTCGACAACCCCGATGTCCGCCGCGCGCTGTCATTGGCCATCGACCGCGAAGCACTTGTTGAAGGTGTAACCAGAGCTGGACAGATTCCTGCATGGGGTATCGTACCTCCGATGGCTGGCTATGATGCTCTTGAGTTCCCCCACGACAACATGGATGACATGATTGCCGAGGCACAGGATCTCTTGGCTAGAGCTGGCTACCCCAACGGTGCTGGATTCCCGACCTCAACCATTCTGTACAATACCAATGAAGGTCACAGGCAGATTGCTGAGTTCTTGCAGCAGGAATGGAAGGACAATCTTGGCATCAACGTCGTTCTTGAGAACCAGGAATGGCAGACCTATCTTGCAAACCGTAACGAAGGCAACTTCGAGATTGCACGTGCAGGATGGGTAGGTGACTACCAGGATCCAAATACCTTCCTCGACATGTTCATCACCGGTGCCGGTATGAATGGTGGTAGGTATGAGAACGAAATCTATGACCTGTTGATCAATGAAGCAGCCAGAATGCCCGCAGGCGAAGATCGCTTCGGTGTTCTCAAGACCGCTGAAGATATCATGATCAACAAGGATATGGGTATCATGCCTTTCTACTACTATGTAGCAATCAACATGATTGATACTGACAAGTGGGGCGGCTGGCATCCAAATACCATGGATTACCATCCGGTTAAAGATATTTATTTGAAATGA